AAAGGCTCAAAAGAAggaaaatattgttattcaggCTGAGTTGGGTAATCCGGAAAAGAAGTAGATGCCGCCAGGGTCATACAATCTCAAGATGAATGTGGATGCAACAGTGAATAAGGATAAGAATCATTATAGCGTGTGCGGTGTGATTCGTGGCTCACAGGGTCGGTTGTTGCTAGCATTTGGAAAACAAATCAATCAACCAATATCGGTGGTGCATGGGGAGCTTTTAGCGATCCGGGAATGAAACAAGCTTCTGTATGAGAAAGATCTTCGAGATGTTCAAGTGGCATCAGACTCTGTTGGCAGTGCAAGCAATCACAATCAATCAAAAGAATCTTAGCTACATTGGTTCTTATGTGGCAGAAATCAGAGATCGAATTCAGACCTCTATTATTTCCGAAGTTATTCATGTGCGAGGGTCGGCTAATTTAGTTGCCCATTATTTGGCtcgttttattttttattctccCTCATCCTTTTTGTGGATGAATGGAGAATTTTCAGTTTGGTTGgttaagattttaattgacgATTCTTCGCATTAAAATTACGAGTTTTactcaaaaaaaaattgtattccATTATAACTacataatatgtttattttaatttataaataacaTTAATAAAACATTATAATGTCTCTTCTTTAGCAACATCAACACACACTTAAGGTTCTACCACATCATCTCATTAACCTCAAATTCATCAGTAACAGTGAATTGATCATGTAACAAATTAAACGTCCTTTAAGACAAAATAGTATTTATGAGGGCATATCGTAGCATTTAAGTTGTTGGTGTTCCCCGCATAGAGAAAAATCATATATGGGGTAAATAGAAACTGAAATGAATGTATAAGAAGTTGGTTGATCCAAGTGCGCATTccaatgtttttttattttccacCGTTAAATTAGAACAGTTGGGATTTAGATATTCCAATTTTCAGACAGTTTTCATATGTATTGAGTTCCTCACGTTGGAggtgtacatatatatatatatatatatatataaatggttGAGTTCCAATTTTCACAGTTTTTGTATGTATTGAGTTTCTACAGTAATTTacttaaaaatatataacaatTTTTCCACACACAAATATCATATTAAATTGatctataaaatttataaaacatatataaatatataatatatatatatatatatatatatatacataaataaaattaatgacgACAAAACTGTAGGTTCCACGTTCCACGCACATTAGGGTACAACTTGTTGGGGCAAAGTGGTACACTCTACTGGAAAAGGGTCTGTCTGATGACACTGTGGAAATTAAACAAAGCATAAATGTAGGAAATTTAAGTGGTAGAGCTAGCAAGAGCGCAGATTATTTTTATTAGTATAAATTCTCACGTTATCtaagtatatattatatttatatgggaagaaaattttttttctaaatatattaattaattgattataaTTAATTTCACACGCGTCGCCAAAGTTCTTATCTTCTCCATTGTGGGGtggtaaattaaatttaataatagaTATAAAAAAAGCGACACCACTTGGGTACGCTATCCTCTGTCGAAATAGATTGCTTCCAAAATCTGCCTTTTTAACCTTTCCTTGTATATTCTTTTATCACTGTCATTTCTCCTTTCTGCTCAATACTTTTTCCAACTTCTCATACCTTCTCCCGTTCTCCGGGTGTTGTATTGTGTTTCACACGCGGAGATCTTGACGCTGTTAAGAATATCACTTCATGCTGTGAATGTGTGAAAGAAAAATGCAAAGCTTCAAAACTTCAGTTCACCACACTATGTCTCTCACAAACAATGATCTTTTTTGTCACTCCAACTCACCATTTTACTACAGGTGCATGTTTGAAGCTTTGGTTTTTGCTGTAaaagttgcatgcttgattttttCGACATGGGTTTTCTGTGTGGTTGGATCGTTTAGTTCTATGTTCATGTGTTATGTGTTGTAACTGTAAGCATATGTGTATGTAGAGTTGATGAAGGCAGTGGAAGTGGTACCCGTTTTCCGGAACTCGGGGAGCTCGAGCAGTCAACTGGAAATGGTCCATTTGATCATGCTGTTAATTTGACAATAAGTAATATTGTTCTTCGTTTCTAAACATGGTTTCATTTTTCAAATTGTTTCTCTATTTCTTCGTTCATGGTAACCACTAGCCAGAAACTTATTTTCTGCTATTTGTAGACTCAATATACAATGATCCAAATGCGAGCAGTGTTTCTGTTTTGTCGAACAACTTACAGTTCGGTGGAGTCAACGCTGTAAGTCTTCCGAAGGATCTTGTTTTCATTTGTACACAAGGTTTGGTGTTCTAGCTCgttattgtgtgtgtgtgttttttttttttgtagagtTTGGGCTCGTCTGAAATGGGATCGGCAGTTGGAGGAGTGGACTCAGCCCAGTTCATGTTGCAGAAGGGAGGAATGATGACTGTTGGCGGCGGTGGAGCTTTGGGAAACGGGCCTTTTGAGAACTGGGGCGACTCCGGCGTGGTGGCAGATCACAGCCAACAGACTGATGCGTCTACAGACACTGATGAAAAAAATCAGGTCTTTTTTCTAACACGTGGGAAAGTGCCTTAGCCTTCAAAAACCTAGCTTTATCTCTTTTAAACGACTCCtataattaattgatcaaaattagttattttttcttaaattaaTTGAAATCTAAAACTAACTTTTTGGTGTTATAAATTGTTTTAATAAttctatatatattaataaaatattaaaattttaatgtatgtGTATAATTTAgctgataaaatgtttattttttaaatataaagttgtatattcaattttaatttctttttttttctatttattttttaatctcttgttattttttataattttattttaattttcatttaaatatcattataaaaaattaaaataaaattataaaaaaatattatacaagtaGATCGGGGCactaatatatattaataatttactAATCGAACGTAAATGCATGCAATTATACATTTGGTTTTCTAATTAAATGCGATTTCTTGAGTCATAATTGATCGAACTTGAGTGAAATTTGATTACTAAACTATTTTATGAATCAAACTTAGAAACATTTCGAGCTTGAGCTTGAATTCTTTTCATATACTTGagcattgaaaataaaatttcagttgttAATGTTCTAAAGTGTTACTCCAATAATTGATATAACAATCCCGTTGttattaaagattaatttattcTAACAACTGATTTTTTATAAtacaaaaattatttcaattttatgttttatgagATAAAATTCTAATCTATTTTGAATcgtgaaaaattttatttttatgttaattttatttttaaatttaagtatGAATTATGTTGATACAGTAGTCAGTGacgttatttttataatatccGGCATGGTGGGGGTCCACGGAAGGGTACTATTTTTCAAAAAGCGACATATGATTGGTGTGTGTATTAAATATaggataatatttttttttgaaacaaaatataggataatatttattatatatatatatatatatatatatatatatatatatcctgatGCGAGGAGACCATTGTTATAATCTCTATATCTAGGCTTTAAATGATCTGTGCATAGTGTGAGGCATATCCATGCCTCTGGGCTTTTTTCGTCTCCTACGGCCAATTAATTTTCCAAATTCTCTTCACTGAGCATCCTTTCATTTTTCCATCTCCATTATGCACATTGAATTTCCAAAACTTTTAGACCGAGTTTGGAATTTAATATTTACCCAGATATTGTTCTTGACATGCGAATTTCTTCCCGCAATGATGAagctaaaaataatatttcatccAAGTTCTTGAATATTTTAATCTCCCCCTCTATTCATTTACTTGCTCCCCAGTAACTTTGTATGATAGATTTTAGTTTACATTTCTTTTATAATCTTGATACTTCTGAAGTTAAATTCAATATTTGTCGAGTATTTTGTACCCGTATACATTTTGATATGAGATGTTGAGTATCTATTGAATGCGTGGACTTGCTAAAGTTTGACTGCATTTACTATTTTCTTGAGTTGACGATGGCAGAGGAATCACTTAgaaattctttaaaaaaactAACTTCTCAATTTGCCAAGCTTTGATTTTTCATTTGTTTGGTGGTGTAAATCAATTCGTATTGAAGTGTGTTCGAAATtacattttttataataaaattcttAGATGCATCATGCCGCAGCTCCAGTTTTGTTGCTCCTCAGCATATTACTGTAGCTGAAGTTAATGATGTTCCTCCAAAGTAGCGATTTATGGTTGTAATAGTAAAGTTTATGCAGACCAAACCAGCTGTTGGTTACGACAATAAGTATGTAGGGTTCTTGAGATCTTGCAATAGAGATCTGGTAGGCCATGTATGTTTACAGTTTGACAGTGTATTCATTCGGTGTTATATTGTGTCTCACTTGGGTTCTAGTTGCATATTTGTTTGTTTCCTCAAAATTGCAAGGGAAAAAAAGAACGAAAAGACAAGGATAAAAAACTATTAGATAATCGATGAAACTTGAATCTGGAGCATGTTATGCTTGCTTCTTATCGAAGTTATGTTGTGGATTTATTTAACGTTTCCATGAACTAGAACTTAACAGGAAGCttataacatttttctttgtgAGGCCTGAGGGAAGCTTTTGTTctttcatgttttttttattgttgaaataaaaggtGGCTGCCTTGAAATTTATGGTGATGGGGATGATTTTGATTTGGGTTTGTACTTTTAGTTCCCTGGAGTCCATAACGAAATATTGACAACTTTGGGTTCGACTGACCCTTCTGACGGAAAAACTGGAGAGCAGAAGGTTGATTTTTTACGTGCAGTTGTCTCATTTTCATTTGATATAGAATGTAACTTTGTAGTGATTGTTTTGTTTGTTTCTGTTGCTCTTTTTTTTCTAGGTACTTCGTAGGCTGGCTCAGAACCGGGAAGCTGCAAAGAAAAGTCGAATTAGGAAGAAAGTATACGTTAAtctattgaatttattatcctTTATGAACAAGAGTTCAATTAAGTAGGGAAAAGCTCGGGATCAGGTTTATTTCCCTGTCCTAATCTTTGTGTTTTAGGCTTATGTTCAACAACTGGAGAGTAGCCGACAAAAGCTTACCCAACTAGAGCAGGAGTTGAAACGAGCTCGACAGCAGGTGCTTTTCTCTGTCATATGCAATGTGTTGatacaaaataaaattgatTATACACAATGttaggattattttgtccgacagacGATCGAAATAATAAGAATATcagaatatgatttaaaatagtaaattcgtgttttatcagaattaaatgttgtgccagatgttacaacatctcggacaacatgcagcggaatattatattttggaacacaaattcactttaaataaacagatggacgagattaaatatgtacaagtataaatacttgtgcggtgccttatggcaaaaattaatcactaaaaAACTCTaatcgtttacaaaaacctaacactagtgattatgacaaaaatcaatttcctcaacaagttgagaaaacaaatgctttctaaaacaaacaaccagaataaaactataacaagaaagcaaaaacgtgtTGCCAAACAATAGATCCACGAGAAGCAATCTTCGGTCAACTTCTTCTCAGATGTTGTCCgcagatgttctcaacattcacAGCAACACTCTATCACCCTCTTCACAGCACGTTTCTCGAATAAGGGTTTTCTCTGAATTTCTGAACGTGCACACAGAAGTGAATATTGACCGGGGGGAAGAAGCCGCAAGAAAAACTCACTAAAAACTCCAAGAAAATCTTCTCACGTGATAACTCTTCACGAAAActtcccacgaaaaacactTCGACTTCACGAAAATTCTACACACaaactctctgaatttttcCCACGAAAATTCTTTCTTTTAAGCTCCCAAGAAAATCATCTCCACGAAAATCCTACACGTGAACTCCTCCACTAAAACTCTCTCACTTCTTTTTAATCTTCATCTCTCTTATTTATAATTCACTTCATCTCACAAggaaatctacaaaataaagaaatcaagagttaaatcaataatataatatcttcaagatctttatcataaatataatatctagaaaaGTAAAATCCAATATTCCACATAATCTTATCAAGAATGAAATTAGACATAAGgaagatattatatcacaataaaatcttaacataattatctagaaaagcaaaaccataattaaatattatactcaatcaaatcaaccaGAAAAAGATTATATTTGGAAAATCAATTTAATATGGAAATTATATTTTCCATCACACAACGCCTTCATATTTAAATGCAGGGCATCTTTGCTACGGCTGGATTCACGGGAGATCATAGTCATTCTAACAGTGGAAATGGTTGGTAAAGTTGTGAAATGATATCATCTTTCAATCAATTATGAAAACAATTCCTTACTTTTTAGAAGCGATGCAATTATACTTTGTGTAGGGGCTTTGGCATTTGACATGGAATATGCTCGATGGCGCGAAGAACATCGAAACCTGATAGAGGATCTGAGATCGGCTGTGAATTCTCACGTGGGAGACAGTGAACTACGGCTTATTGTTGATGCGGTGATGTCCCATTATGATGAAGTGTTCAGATTGAAGAGTGTAGGTGCGAAATCCGATGTGTTTCACATGCTCTCTGGTATGTGGAAGGCTCCTACTGAAAGGTGTTTCATGTGGTTAGGAGGCTTCCGTTCCTCCGAAGTTCTCAAGGTGATTCAACTATTAGTTTATCTGTCTGGAATCTTATTTATTTTGTTCTGACATTCTTTTCCGACGAAATGTAAAGGGAGGTCGCAGTGGATATGTGGGGCGAAACATAATCTTACTTGTATGATTTATGATGTGTTCTAACTAGGATGAGTTGAAAAAACCTTTTTAATAGATGGCTTTAGGATCGTGGGAAAATATGCTCAAGAAAACTCCATAATTTTGTTGTGTGTACAAAGTGGCAAGTCTTGATTTGTTCTAACCCGTTCAGTTTTTGGAATTTTAGATACCTGAAATGCAAATTCAGCCATTAACCGAACAACAATTGATGGGAATCCGAAGTTTACAGCAATCTTCTCAACAAGCTGAGGATGCCTTATCCCAAGGAATGGAAGCTTTGCAACAAACACTCGTCGATACATTATCCTCCATCTCCTCAACACCTTGTGACTCTGGATATGTTTCTGATTACATGGAACAAATGTCTAATGCCATGAGCAAACTCGCTGCACTCGAAAATTTCCTCCATCAGGTACAATTAATCTATCCTACATATGGTTTTCCAATGATGCAGCAATCATGAATCTATGATCATGGATCCAGTAAGGGGGGTAAAACCCACTcgaacaaattttttaaaaaatattatgagtaatattttttaaaagaggCAAGTCTAACCCCAAACCCAATCCCAAATCAAGAATTATCACCCACCTTCATCATTACAAATCCTACGTCCAACGTTCGAACGCTTACTTGAGTACATTTTTGAACCTGTATTTCCGATTTATCAAACGTTAAGAGGTTATGTATTTGATACTTGACAGGCTGATATCTTGAGACAGCAAACTTTGCAACAATTGCAGCGAATCTTGACCACCCTTCAAGCTGCTCGTGCTCTTCTGGCCATCAATGATTACAAGTCAAGACTTCGGGCCCTGAGTTCTTTGTGGTGGGCACGCCCCAGGGAATGAACTCTTCCTTGTGTTCTTTTCACCAGATACGACTTATGTACGTTAATCTTTCTGTTTAGGATTTCTTGACTACAATGGAACCCCGGGTTGCTAGTGTacgtttcttttttattttttttaaaaaaactatttttggTTATGTCTAAGATGAGTTTCCTATGTGAAATTTTGTTATCTGGGATTATGTTGCCTATGATTTCATGCTAGTATAGTAAAATGTATCCTTATGTTATAGAACTACCCTCTTTCGGCATGCTAAGAGTAAAGTATAGTAGATGTGTAGTAATAAAAAGCTCGCAAGGCGTGCGTCTAGGCTCAAGACCAGTGGAGGGTCTGCGATTGTGTCTTGACACAAGGTATGCCGCAGTCTTCAACCAAGCCTGTGCCTTAACCATAAAGGCCCGGGGCCACTTGTAAGTGCACCTTCGATGTAGAGATGATAAATCAACAGTGAATTGCAAGATAACAAATATCCGATACTCCCGatgatatattaaaaatatttctctAACTCCTCTTTGATAATCTACAAAATATATATTGGGTTGTATCTTACTAAATTTTCTGAGAGGATATTTCGAGTTAATCATTCTAGGGTGGTGTTTCACTTCAATTGGATGCCCAACTCGCCTTGCGCCTTGGCTCTATGGCACTTATAAGCCATGCCTCGCGCTTCTATTAACACGTTTTCAACTCGGAATCTTTGAATTTGTCTATTGAAATTACCTACAATCACCCAGAATTTTTGGCTCGCTTGTATGTTCTTCCCTTGTGATTCTTCTTCCTTCCTGCAGTGGCCACATGACAATAGAGAATTTGTCAAGGGCTTAACAAAACATGAGCGCAGTGAGCTGAAGTAAAATTTTCTATGAACGATCATACTTGATTCGGTTTTCTTCTGGGGTGAGTGATTTGTGGTATAGAACCCCAGTCCCATTACCAGCTACTCCCCACAAGTTAATCATCCAAGAAGGAGAAGCACATTCCTCCTGGTTTCCAGGCCAATTATAAACACCATATTGGTTGCGAAACATGCGATGATGGCCCTGTGATTAGGGCTTTGTTTCCGGGCTCCGAGTATTTAGTCAACACCATCATCATATTCAGCTATCAAATTCCTGACTTGCCGCCTCAGCTCAGTATAGGAGACATCATATTGATTACAATGCTCCAAATTCCGATTGTCTTTACTGGTGGATATGTGACGTTCAGGGCCCAAGAGGACGGGGTGATCGCTGGTGCTATGAGGTTGCATAGACAATGAGCGACTCCTGGTAGATTTCTAGGGAAaagaacatgaatgaactgatcTCATACCAGAATGAGAGAGATTCCAAAACTATTTAGATATAGAACTCTGCTGTTGAGAagtgtttaaaagatttgataggtGCATTAATCATATCACAAGGTGCATTTTCTTTTTAGGAGTTCAtcacataaaaattataaaattaagcgtgcttgacttggagtAATTCTAGTATGAGTGACCTACTAGGAAGCTACCTAGTATACGTGTCTACGAGGATATAAACACGTCGGAAAGACTCGTTTTGGTACAGTGTAAACAATCAACGAATATGGGACGTCAATAATCCAATTCATTACACAAGTTGCCATGTGTTTCATGCATTTCTTGTTTGTGTTTGATGCTTTCAAATTCGGATCATTGGGGATTTATAATGTTAAGGGTCTTATGCGGAACTTACTTTGATGGTGGTCATTTTTCTCGAAGACAAGTGGAAAGTAGATATATAGTGTATTGTAAATTGTTTCCAATTGGCAGC
The Primulina tabacum isolate GXHZ01 chromosome 9, ASM2559414v2, whole genome shotgun sequence DNA segment above includes these coding regions:
- the LOC142555325 gene encoding transcription factor TGA2.3-like, with protein sequence MCERKMQSFKTSVHHTMSLTNNDLFCHSNSPFYYRVDEGSGSGTRFPELGELEQSTGNGPFDHAVNLTINSIYNDPNASSVSVLSNNLQFGGVNASLGSSEMGSAVGGVDSAQFMLQKGGMMTVGGGGALGNGPFENWGDSGVVADHSQQTDASTDTDEKNQFPGVHNEILTTLGSTDPSDGKTGEQKVLRRLAQNREAAKKSRIRKKAYVQQLESSRQKLTQLEQELKRARQQGIFATAGFTGDHSHSNSGNGALAFDMEYARWREEHRNLIEDLRSAVNSHVGDSELRLIVDAVMSHYDEVFRLKSVGAKSDVFHMLSGMWKAPTERCFMWLGGFRSSEVLKIPEMQIQPLTEQQLMGIRSLQQSSQQAEDALSQGMEALQQTLVDTLSSISSTPCDSGYVSDYMEQMSNAMSKLAALENFLHQADILRQQTLQQLQRILTTLQAARALLAINDYKSRLRALSSLWWARPRE